The Streptomyces phaeolivaceus genome has a window encoding:
- a CDS encoding response regulator: MAVRVLLVDDQPLLRTGFRMILEAEQDIAVVGEAGDGLQALDQVRALQPDVVLMDIRMPRMDGVEATRQITGPGRDGPAKVLVLTTFDLDEYVVEALRAGASGFLLKDAPANELVQAIRVVAGGEAMLAPSITRRLLDKYAVHLPSGDEPVPDTLHTLTDREVEVLKLVARGLSNAEIAADLFVSETTVKTHVGHVLTKLGLRDRVQAAVYAYESGLVRPGAQ; the protein is encoded by the coding sequence GTGGCCGTCCGGGTCCTACTGGTAGACGACCAGCCGCTGCTGCGTACCGGCTTCCGGATGATTCTGGAGGCGGAGCAGGACATCGCGGTCGTCGGGGAGGCCGGAGACGGTCTGCAGGCGCTCGACCAGGTGCGGGCACTGCAGCCCGATGTGGTGCTGATGGACATCCGGATGCCGCGGATGGACGGGGTGGAGGCGACCCGGCAGATCACCGGGCCCGGCCGGGACGGTCCGGCGAAGGTGCTGGTGCTGACCACGTTCGATCTGGACGAGTATGTGGTGGAGGCGCTGCGGGCGGGGGCCAGCGGGTTTCTGCTGAAGGACGCGCCGGCCAATGAGCTGGTGCAGGCGATCCGGGTGGTGGCGGGAGGCGAGGCGATGCTCGCGCCGAGCATCACGCGCCGGCTTCTCGACAAGTACGCGGTGCATCTGCCGTCGGGCGACGAGCCGGTGCCGGACACGCTGCACACGCTGACGGACCGTGAGGTCGAGGTGCTGAAGCTGGTGGCCCGGGGGTTGTCGAACGCGGAGATCGCCGCCGATCTGTTCGTCAGCGAGACCACGGTGAAGACGCATGTGGGTCATGTGCTGACCAAGCTGGGGCTGCGCGACCGGGTACAGGCGGCGGTGTACGCGTATGAGAGCGGGCTGGTGCGCCCCGGCGCGCAGTAG